The following proteins come from a genomic window of Candidatus Babeliales bacterium:
- a CDS encoding nucleotide pyrophosphohydrolase — protein sequence MEDTKVTVQVLKDAIKKVVDDRDWNRFHSPRNLSMAISVEASELMEKFLWLDDEQAREELQNNRQEIEDELADVVIAALSFCNNANINLASAVIKKIEEISKKYPVEKAKGRFVKYTKL from the coding sequence ATGGAAGATACTAAAGTAACAGTTCAAGTACTCAAAGATGCAATAAAAAAGGTAGTTGATGATCGGGATTGGAATCGGTTTCACTCCCCGCGTAATTTGAGTATGGCTATTTCGGTTGAAGCATCAGAATTAATGGAAAAGTTCTTGTGGCTAGATGATGAGCAAGCGCGTGAAGAGCTGCAAAATAATCGGCAAGAAATAGAAGATGAATTGGCAGACGTGGTTATTGCCGCGTTGTCTTTTTGCAACAATGCAAACATAAATCTGGCCTCAGCAGTGATAAAAAAAATAGAAGAGATCAGTAAAAAGTATCCCGTTGAGAAGGCAAAAGGCCGTTTTGTTAAATATACAAAGTTGTAA
- the uvrA gene encoding excinuclease ABC subunit UvrA → MEDKKLVRKNNDWIRVYGAKEHNLKNVDVAIPKGKLTVITGPSGSGKSSLALDVLYTEGKRRYMESLSSYARQFLGIAKKPAFDRIDGLCPAIAIEQKTVGDNPRSTVGTITEIYDYLRVLYARIGMVHCPDCFAPIRAESPENITSMLCAQFAGKLITVAAPIAQEKKGEFVQELLRFFKDGYYRFIIDGKQYRFRSEQEIQDLNLKKTFKHSIDLLIDLVEVSAEEKSRVQEAIERSFSLAGGMCKVLVGDDEYMYSSSRICLGCVQSIPELEPRCFSFNSPIGACKACNGLGVVHEWPWDKNDAQAWKEKYPDYFSGKYAKTGTCQACLGKRLNQQALAVTIGDKSIYDLCELSIKDLQNFFKQLILPETQTIIGDSLLKEIANRLSFLVDVGLSYLSLNRSARTLSGGEGQRIRLATQIGSALSGVLYILDEPSIGLHQRDNDRLIDTLKTLRDQGNTVVVVEHDIDTIRAADYLIDMGPAAGRLGGAVTAAGTPDEVAANPLSLTGAYLSGVRGIVAPKKVRQAKGCMTLEHATKNNLKDVTAQFPLGVLCGISGVSGSGKSTLIMQELVPELTRILHGNKKSAALKRVEPSDLKGADNLQSMVVIDQTPIGKTPRSNPATYLGVFDEIRALFAALPESNARGYKVGRFSFNVADGRCFECAGDGVITVEMQFLPEVTMTCKACNGTRYNAETLQITYKGKSIADILEMTANEAVEFFAAHRNLEKRLRLLCEVGLDYLKLGQPSTTLSGGEAQRIKLVDELAKRGTDTIYILDEPTTGLHNCDIEKLLLVLNRLVDKGNSMIIIEHNLDVLKTVDYIIDMGPEGGEGGGVIVAQGTPKEVACSTVSHTGRYLKKIMNLA, encoded by the coding sequence ATGGAAGATAAAAAATTAGTACGTAAAAATAATGATTGGATTAGGGTATATGGGGCAAAAGAGCATAATTTAAAAAATGTTGATGTCGCTATCCCTAAGGGAAAACTAACGGTGATTACCGGTCCATCTGGATCAGGTAAAAGCTCACTGGCGCTCGATGTGTTGTATACAGAGGGTAAGCGTCGCTACATGGAATCGCTATCTTCATATGCACGACAGTTCTTAGGTATTGCTAAAAAGCCGGCATTTGACCGTATTGACGGGTTATGTCCGGCAATTGCTATTGAACAGAAAACCGTAGGCGATAATCCTCGCTCAACCGTTGGTACCATTACCGAAATTTATGATTATTTACGAGTGCTGTATGCCCGTATTGGGATGGTACATTGTCCTGATTGTTTTGCGCCTATTCGAGCTGAATCGCCAGAAAATATCACCAGTATGTTATGTGCACAGTTTGCAGGGAAATTAATTACTGTCGCAGCACCTATTGCTCAAGAAAAAAAGGGGGAGTTTGTACAGGAGTTGTTACGATTTTTTAAAGATGGCTACTATCGCTTCATTATCGATGGTAAGCAATATCGTTTTAGGTCGGAACAAGAGATTCAAGATTTAAACTTAAAAAAAACTTTTAAACATTCCATAGATCTTTTAATTGATCTTGTTGAAGTTTCTGCCGAAGAGAAATCTCGTGTGCAAGAAGCCATTGAGCGTTCATTTTCTTTAGCGGGCGGTATGTGTAAAGTATTGGTTGGTGATGATGAGTATATGTATTCATCAAGCCGTATCTGTTTAGGATGCGTGCAATCAATTCCTGAGCTTGAACCCCGCTGTTTTTCTTTCAATTCTCCCATTGGTGCGTGTAAAGCATGTAACGGTCTTGGTGTTGTGCATGAATGGCCGTGGGATAAAAATGATGCTCAGGCATGGAAAGAAAAATATCCAGACTATTTTAGTGGTAAATATGCAAAGACAGGAACATGTCAGGCCTGTTTAGGAAAGCGCCTTAACCAACAAGCATTGGCGGTTACTATCGGTGATAAATCTATTTATGATCTGTGTGAACTTTCAATAAAAGATTTACAGAATTTTTTTAAACAATTGATACTGCCAGAGACGCAGACAATTATTGGTGACAGTTTGCTGAAAGAGATTGCCAACAGATTATCATTTCTCGTCGATGTTGGGCTTTCATATCTTTCGCTTAATCGGTCTGCGCGTACGCTTTCTGGTGGGGAAGGGCAACGCATCAGACTTGCCACTCAGATTGGTTCAGCGTTGAGCGGTGTATTATATATTTTAGACGAGCCAAGTATTGGACTCCATCAGCGAGACAATGATCGCCTGATCGACACCCTTAAAACATTGCGCGATCAAGGCAACACAGTTGTGGTAGTAGAACATGATATAGATACCATCAGGGCCGCGGACTATTTAATTGATATGGGACCAGCTGCAGGACGATTAGGAGGAGCGGTAACGGCAGCAGGAACTCCTGATGAAGTTGCAGCTAATCCGCTATCCTTAACGGGAGCATATTTATCCGGTGTTCGTGGGATTGTAGCTCCAAAAAAAGTGCGTCAAGCAAAAGGATGTATGACACTCGAGCATGCAACGAAAAATAATTTAAAAGATGTTACCGCTCAATTTCCGCTCGGAGTTTTATGTGGTATTTCCGGAGTCTCAGGATCGGGAAAAAGTACATTAATTATGCAGGAATTGGTGCCGGAGTTAACACGAATTTTACACGGCAATAAAAAATCGGCTGCGCTTAAACGAGTTGAGCCCAGTGATCTAAAGGGTGCAGATAATTTGCAAAGTATGGTGGTAATTGATCAGACACCGATTGGAAAAACACCACGATCAAATCCAGCCACCTATTTGGGAGTTTTTGATGAAATTAGAGCGCTTTTTGCGGCATTGCCAGAAAGTAACGCGCGTGGATATAAAGTTGGGCGATTTAGTTTTAACGTTGCTGATGGCCGTTGTTTTGAATGTGCTGGTGATGGAGTAATTACCGTCGAGATGCAGTTTTTACCGGAAGTTACTATGACGTGTAAAGCGTGTAATGGTACGCGGTATAATGCAGAAACATTGCAAATTACGTATAAAGGTAAATCAATCGCCGATATTCTTGAAATGACAGCAAACGAAGCGGTTGAATTTTTCGCAGCGCATCGCAACTTAGAAAAGCGCTTGCGGTTACTCTGTGAAGTAGGCCTTGATTATCTTAAGCTGGGGCAACCATCGACAACATTATCCGGCGGAGAAGCTCAACGGATTAAACTGGTTGATGAGCTTGCAAAGCGCGGTACTGATACAATCTACATTCTTGATGAACCAACAACGGGACTTCATAACTGCGATATTGAAAAACTATTGCTTGTGCTTAACCGTTTGGTTGATAAAGGTAATTCGATGATTATTATTGAGCACAATCTCGATGTGCTTAAGACAGTTGATTATATCATTGACATGGGACCAGAAGGTGGCGAAGGTGGTGGTGTGATTGTTGCACAAGGTACGCCAAAAGAGGTTGCGTGCAGTACGGTGAGTCATACCGGACGATATCTGAAAAAAATTATGAATCTTGCGTAA